GGGGAGTTACAATGCATCTTACCATTCGTGAGGCATTAGCTATATATCCATTAACGGAAGCGAAGCTGGTTGCAGGGAAGCAAGGAGAATCCCGAATCGTGAAATCGGTTAATGTCATGGACGCTCCAGATATCGCGGATTGGACCAAATCTGGCGAGATGCTCTTCACCACCGCATTCGCTATGAAGGATAGTCCGCAGGAAACGGTTAATTTATTACGCAAATTGAACGATCGAGGAGCAGCAGGTTTAGGCATCAAACTGGGCAGATTTTGGACGGAACTGCCGCAGGTTGTTGTGGATGAAGCCGATCGGCTGCACTTTCCTATTATTGAAATGCCCTTTCAATTTACATTTTCAGATCAAATGAACGCTCTGTTCAATGCCGAATATAGAAGGAATACGAAATTATTGCAAACGGTACTTGAGAAACAAACCAAGCTGATGCAATTCGGTTTGAAACAGGATAACATGCTCTCTATGTTCCAGTTAATCAGTGAAATTCTAGGCTATCCGATGGCTGTAGTAGGGGCTAGAGGACAAATTCTGTATAACACTAGCAGTTGGAGCCCTGAACATCTAGCGCAAAACTGGCCGCTGAAGCGCAAGTCAGGCTGGGTGTACGCCGGCAAAGACCGCGCATATCGCGTTGGCCTCCATCAACAAGAGGAGGAGCTGCTAGGGCATTTGTTGATTATGCCGGACACTGTCCTCCTAGCCAATGTAGAAGAGGGACTGTTTCAGCAAGCAGCGGATATTTTGACTTTTCATATGAGCTATACGTTCCGTTCACACGTTGAAGCATCTGCACAGCGTGATTTGCAGAATATGCTGATGCGCTATTTAGATAAGGGGACGCCGCTAGAGGAATTCATGGAGCAAGCAGAGGCTAGAGGACTAACGCTCTTTACTGGTGCTTACCAATGTGTGATTAGCAAAAGTAAACCCGATCACGTGGAAGATCAATTGCAAAGCAAATTGAAAAAAATGAAAACGTACATGGAGTCGCATCCCAAATCGAACAATCTGCGAGGCAATCATTTTGTACTCAAGGATCGGCTGTTTTCCATTTATACTTCTATCCAGTCAGAAGGGTTTCCCGAAGAAGAGTTGGCTCAACTGTTAACCAAATATGCTGGCGATTCTGGATGCGTGGAAGAAGCAGGTGAAATGTTCTTCTACACTAGCTCTACGAAAGGAAAGCCGCCAGCGCTCAGAGAGGCTTATCACGAATGCATGGAGACGGAACGAATGGGCTCAAAGCTAGGTTTGCCGGATCGTATCTTGCATTATGAAACCATTGAATTTGCCCACCTTTTTCAGCATGTTTCCGCCAGTATGATGGAGGACTATTGTGCCAAAACCTTGCGCCCTTTGTTGGAAAAAGATGCGGAGTACTCTCAAGAAATGATTCGCACATTGGAAGTTTTTATTCGGAATGATGGTCAAGTGAGCGAGGCAGCAAAGCAATTATTCATACATCGTAATACAGTTACTTACCGGTTAGAAAAAATCAGCGATTTACTGCAAGTAGATTTCAAAAAGGTCAATGACTTATTGAAACTAAAAGCTGTCTTCTTATTCCGTCAATTCCTACATGTCAGACAGTAAAATAGAAACCCTGAGCCGCTTTCTTGTAGCGCTCAGGGTTTTCTTTTTTCTAACGTAAAGATAGTGATTTCCGGTCGGCACAGCAGTCGAAATGGAAGGGTCGTTGTACCGATGCCGCGATTGGTATATACACGCATCGATGAATTGGGGACTTCTTGCAGCCCCATTACATAGTTTCTGCCACGAGGTGGAGTAATGACGGCACCTACGAAAGGCAAGCGTATCTGGCCGCCATGCGTATGACCGGATAATTGCAGATCGATGGCATAGCTGCCGACTTGATCTGCGAAATCAGGACAATGGGAGAGCAGCAAGGTAAACATTTGGGCATTGTAGCCGGTTAACGTTTTCTTAATATCCGGTTTGCCTGTCAGCATATCCTCCACGCCAGCGATCTGAATGGATTGTCCTTTGTAGGTGAGGGTTTGATAAGCATTTACAAGCGATTGAAACCCGCCGTCCTGGAGAATCGGCAAGGTCAGATTGGGGCCTTTCCATTTGTCGTGGTTGCCGAGAACGGACCATTTGCCAAGCGGAGCTTGCAGGCTGGCTAGAATTTCACTGGTTAAAGCAGCATCTTCAATGACATGGGTATCGAATAAATCGCCAGTAAAACAGAGAATATCGGCTTTTTCCTTGTTGATAAGGGCAACGATATGTTTGAGATTGTTGAGATCAAAGTGATGGCCGATGTGTAAATCGCTGAATTGCAAGAGTTTGAGCCCGTGAAAGGCATTGGGTAGTCGATCAAAAGTAAGTGTCAAGCGTTTGAATTCCAGCCATTTGGGCTCAACGTAACCGGAGTAACTGCCGAGTAAACCGCCGGATGCCAGCAGGGAGCCTGCAAACACAGCGCCTTTCTTGAGAAAAGAGCGTCTTGAGATCGGGGGTGGTGAATGCATAAGTTCCTCCTGTCCGAAGTTCAGGTTCTTTTATGAAGATTATACCAGTTCACTAGCCGCTGACGCGAGTTCTGCGATTTGCATATCAGGCTGTGTTACTTTATAATTATTATTATCTATAAAATAATTATTTAATGAAATGGAGTTGTTCATATGTCTACATGGAAAGAA
Above is a genomic segment from Paenibacillus sp. HWE-109 containing:
- a CDS encoding metallophosphoesterase, coding for MHSPPPISRRSFLKKGAVFAGSLLASGGLLGSYSGYVEPKWLEFKRLTLTFDRLPNAFHGLKLLQFSDLHIGHHFDLNNLKHIVALINKEKADILCFTGDLFDTHVIEDAALTSEILASLQAPLGKWSVLGNHDKWKGPNLTLPILQDGGFQSLVNAYQTLTYKGQSIQIAGVEDMLTGKPDIKKTLTGYNAQMFTLLLSHCPDFADQVGSYAIDLQLSGHTHGGQIRLPFVGAVITPPRGRNYVMGLQEVPNSSMRVYTNRGIGTTTLPFRLLCRPEITIFTLEKRKP
- a CDS encoding PucR family transcriptional regulator translates to MHLTIREALAIYPLTEAKLVAGKQGESRIVKSVNVMDAPDIADWTKSGEMLFTTAFAMKDSPQETVNLLRKLNDRGAAGLGIKLGRFWTELPQVVVDEADRLHFPIIEMPFQFTFSDQMNALFNAEYRRNTKLLQTVLEKQTKLMQFGLKQDNMLSMFQLISEILGYPMAVVGARGQILYNTSSWSPEHLAQNWPLKRKSGWVYAGKDRAYRVGLHQQEEELLGHLLIMPDTVLLANVEEGLFQQAADILTFHMSYTFRSHVEASAQRDLQNMLMRYLDKGTPLEEFMEQAEARGLTLFTGAYQCVISKSKPDHVEDQLQSKLKKMKTYMESHPKSNNLRGNHFVLKDRLFSIYTSIQSEGFPEEELAQLLTKYAGDSGCVEEAGEMFFYTSSTKGKPPALREAYHECMETERMGSKLGLPDRILHYETIEFAHLFQHVSASMMEDYCAKTLRPLLEKDAEYSQEMIRTLEVFIRNDGQVSEAAKQLFIHRNTVTYRLEKISDLLQVDFKKVNDLLKLKAVFLFRQFLHVRQ